The following are encoded in a window of Thamnophis elegans isolate rThaEle1 chromosome 14, rThaEle1.pri, whole genome shotgun sequence genomic DNA:
- the ELFN1 gene encoding protein ELFN1: MAGHRWAVTSALCTYVAAVSLLYVSEAQADCWLIEGEKGFVWLAICSQNQPPYESIPQQINSTILDLRLNDNKIKSVQFSSLSRFSNLTYLNLTKNEISYIEDGAFSGQYNLQVLQLGYNRLRNLTEGILRGLGKLEYLYLQANLIEMVTPNAFGECPNIMNIDLSMNKIQRLDSNTFRGLSKLSVCELYSNPFYCSCELLGFLQWLEGFTNMTRTYDRMQCDSPPDYSGYYLLGQGRSGYRNALGMLSSLCTGGPYTMPPYLTPPKKKPVTTPPPESPCPEEECFSGDGTTPQISLHTPVIDPGLYPTMKVKHVTQNSAVLSVQIPVPYSKMYTLAQFENGRYNILAKLLKKKEDIELTDLGPNENYTYCVMSSNRVSRYNYTCLTINLNKQNTEEPIPRPSTATHYIMTILGCLFGMVIVLGVVYYCLRKRRHQEEKHKKTAVNMKKTIIELKYGPEMETTSISQLSQGQMLAGETMTRIPYLPSVGEVEQYKLIDSSETPKATKGNYMEVRTGEQPERRELELPRPPDSQSSVAEISTITKEVDKVNQIINNCIDALKSESTSFQGVKSGAVSTAEPQLVLLSEQIPSKHSFLAPVYKESYTHPLQRHHSIEAPPKRSSTSSSGSIRSPRSFRSEGSGHKSEAKYIEKTSPTTDTILTVTPAAAVLRAEAEKIRQYSEHRHSYPGSHQGEQHDGMGGRKPSILEPLTRPRPRDLAYSQLSPQYHNLSYTSSPEYTCKPSRSIWERFKLNKRHKEEEEEEYMAAGHALRKKVQFAKDEDLHDILDYWKGVSAQHKS, encoded by the coding sequence ATGGCAGGCCATCGGTGGGCCGTGACATCAGCACTGTGCACCTATGTGGCAGCTGTCTCTCTCCTCTACGTGAGCGAGGCCCAAGCCGACTGCTGGCTGATCGAAGGCGAGAAGGGCTTCGTGTGGCTGGCCATTTGCAGCCAGAACCAGCCTCCTTACGAGTCCATCCCTCAGCAGATCAACAGCACCATCCTGGACCTGAGGCTGAACGACAACAAGATCAAGAGCGTCCAGTTCTCCTCCCTCAGCCGCTTCAGTAACCTCACATACCTCAACTTGACCAAGAACGAGATCTCGTACATCGAGGATGGTGCCTTTTCAGGACAGTACAACCTGCAGGTGTTGCAGCTCGGCTACAACCGCTTGAGGAACCTGACAGAGGGGATCCTCCGGGGCTTAGGGAAGCTGGAGTACCTCTACCTCCAGGCCAACCTCATTGAGATGGTCACCCCCAATGCCTTCGGGGAGTGCCCCAACATCATGAACATTGATTTGTCCATGAACAAGATCCAACGGCTGGATAGCAACACCTTCAGAGGCCTGAGTAAACTCTCGGTATGTGAGCTCTACAGCAACCCTTTCTATTGCTCTTGCGAACTCCTGGGCTTCCTTCAGTGGCTTGAGGGCTTCACCAACATGACCCGTACTTACGACCGCATGCAGTGTGACTCCCCACCCGACTACTCCGGGTACTACCTTCTGGGCCAAGGGCGGAGCGGCTACCGCAATGCCTTGGGCATGCTGTCTTCTCTTTGCACTGGTGGCCCCTACACCATGCCACCTTACTtgaccccacccaaaaaaaaacctgtgaccACTCCTCCTCCAGAGAGCCCCTGCCCGGAGGAAGAGTGTTTCTCCGGAGATGGCACCACGCCCCAGATCTCCCTGCACACCCCGGTGATCGACCCCGGATTGTACCCCACCATGAAGGTGAAGCACGTGACCCAAAACTCGGCTGTGTTGAGTGTGCAGATTCCTGTGCCCTACAGCAAGATGTACACCCTGGCCCAATTTGAGAACGGCCGCTACAATATCCTGGCCAAGCTGCTGAAGAAGAAGGAGGACATCGAGCTGACGGACCTCGGCCCAAACGAAAACTACACCTATTGCGTGATGTCCTCCAACCGTGTCTCAAGGTACAACTACACCTGCCTCACCATCAATCTCAACAAGCAGAACACCGAAGAGCCGATCCCCAGGCCTTCAACTGCCACCCACTACATCATGACGATCTTGGGGTGCCTGTTCGGCATGGTGATTGTCCTGGGAGTCGTGTACTACTGCCTGCGGAAGAGGCGTCACCAGGAAGAAAAGCACAAAAAAACGGCGGTGAACATGAAGAAGACCATCATTGAGTTGAAGTACGGGCCGGAAATGGAGACCACCAGCATCTCCCAGCTCTCTCAAGGTCAGATGTTGGCCGGTGAGACCATGACCCGCATCCCTTACCTGCCCTCCGTGGGAGAAGTGGAGCAGTACAAGCTGATTGACAGCAGCGAGACCCCCAAGGCTACGAAGGGCAACTACATGGAAGTGCGGACGGGGGAACAGCCCGAGAGGAGAGAGTTGGAGCTGCCCAGGCCCCCAGATAGCCAGAGCTCCGTGGCGGAGATCTCCACCATCACCAAAGAGGTGGACAAGGTGAACCAGATAATCAACAACTGCATCGATGCCTTGAAATCAGAATCTACTTCCTTTCAAGGGGTGAAGTCGGGGGCGGTGTCCACCGCCGAGCCTCAGCTGGTGCTGCTCTCCGAACAAATCCCCAGCAAGCATAGCTTTCTAGCACCCGTCTACAAGGAAAGCTACACCCACCCTCTCCAGAGGCACCACAGCATTGAGGCGCCCCCTAAACGGTCCAGCACTTCTTCCAGTGGCTCCATACGGAGCCCCAGGTCCTTCCGCTCTGAGGGCTCCGGCCACAAGTCAGAAGCCAAATATATCGAGAAAACGTCTCCGACCACCGACACCATCCTCACTGTGACGCCGGCGGCCGCTGTCCTACGAGCCGAAGCCGAGAAGATCCGGCAGTACAGCGAGCACCGGCACTCTTACCCAGGGTCCCATCAGGGGGAACAACACGACGGCATGGGGGGGCGGAAGCCCTCCATCTTGGAACCGCTGACCAGGCCCCGCCCTAGAGACTTGGCCTACTCGCAGCTCTCTCCACAGTACCATAACTTGAGCTACACTTCCAGCCCCGAATACACCTGTAAACCTTCCAGGAGCATCTGGGAGCGTTTCAAACTGAACAAGCggcacaaagaggaggaggaggaggagtatatGGCGGCCGGCCACGCTCTGCGTAAAAAGGTCCAGTTTGCCAAAGACGAAGATCTGCACGACATCTTAGATTACTGGAAAGGGGTCTCCGCCCAGCACAAGTCCTGA